From one Paenibacillus sp. FSL K6-1330 genomic stretch:
- a CDS encoding AAA family ATPase, with protein sequence MSYIRIKSISVENYRSFGTRQTIHFPDQNHKKPIAIVGYNNSGKTNFLNAILYGIKEKSVNKDTFTINDFHNRDYNNRPFIETEIESSIEVKGDGNPAELKGFHSLRISVVDNEIEHAGVRSFRDKEQLTKNPAASGASKYFRIFYVNFHDVKKELSTKKTSWGNLTSFLAKHIKKIVEVDANMKGKRETFEGEVKDSTEKVLADSKLHSFLEDIRSNYSKNLRDSNFFIGFELPDYEDIFLDMIFKIGLNGDTENLISIDHFGDGYISMFVMAIIQAIAESNKSDQCLFLFEEPESFLHENHQEYFYKTVLCNLAEKGHQVIYSTHSDKMIDAFDTRGLIRFEFDEEAHETILKYNKPDENISETDLEGFSLDQIADFNNYIKMIEPNLNKIVFSQKVVLVEGPNDLLTYKEIIKKKVYLLTKDSMYSETYLNFKNISIIPHHGKITARILVKLCKHLGVEFFCINDFDFKHNFISELSFNSLKDLQKSELYTKKVVDLEEFNSKGKPLSDSTKRQMLTTNWGLIKEASLEKIHFNIPKLEAVIGYESNDKSSLGIWTKLQETSEFGEEIFPTSLKKFVGIETLEQTCSNQ encoded by the coding sequence ATGAGCTATATTAGAATAAAAAGCATTAGTGTTGAAAACTATAGATCATTTGGAACAAGACAGACAATACATTTTCCTGATCAGAATCATAAGAAACCTATAGCTATCGTTGGGTATAACAATTCGGGGAAAACAAATTTTCTTAACGCAATTCTATATGGGATAAAAGAGAAAAGTGTTAATAAAGATACATTCACAATTAACGATTTTCACAACCGTGATTACAATAATCGTCCTTTTATTGAAACTGAAATTGAAAGCAGCATAGAAGTTAAAGGAGACGGAAACCCAGCAGAGCTTAAAGGATTTCATTCATTAAGAATAAGCGTGGTGGATAATGAAATTGAGCACGCTGGAGTCAGATCTTTTCGTGACAAGGAACAATTAACAAAAAATCCTGCTGCTTCGGGAGCATCAAAGTATTTCAGGATTTTCTATGTGAATTTTCATGATGTGAAAAAAGAGTTATCAACAAAGAAGACTAGCTGGGGAAATCTTACTTCGTTTTTAGCGAAACATATTAAGAAAATTGTTGAAGTAGATGCGAACATGAAAGGGAAAAGAGAAACTTTTGAAGGAGAAGTGAAAGATTCAACTGAAAAGGTTCTGGCAGATTCGAAGTTACACAGTTTTCTTGAGGATATAAGGTCTAATTATTCAAAAAACCTAAGAGACAGTAACTTTTTTATAGGTTTTGAGTTGCCCGATTATGAAGACATTTTTTTGGATATGATTTTTAAAATCGGCTTAAATGGTGATACCGAAAACCTAATTTCTATAGATCATTTCGGTGATGGATATATTTCTATGTTTGTTATGGCTATCATTCAAGCAATTGCTGAGAGCAACAAGAGTGATCAATGTTTATTTTTATTTGAGGAGCCCGAAAGTTTCTTACATGAAAATCACCAAGAGTACTTTTACAAAACTGTCCTCTGCAACTTGGCAGAAAAAGGACATCAAGTTATATATAGTACTCATTCTGACAAAATGATAGATGCTTTTGACACACGAGGACTTATTCGTTTTGAATTTGATGAAGAAGCACACGAAACAATTTTGAAATATAACAAACCAGATGAGAACATTTCAGAAACTGATTTAGAGGGTTTCTCTTTGGATCAAATAGCAGACTTTAATAATTACATTAAAATGATAGAGCCAAACTTGAATAAAATTGTGTTCAGCCAAAAGGTGGTTTTAGTAGAGGGGCCAAATGATTTACTGACCTATAAAGAAATTATAAAGAAAAAGGTCTATCTATTAACCAAAGATTCTATGTATTCAGAGACATACTTAAACTTTAAGAATATTTCTATAATCCCTCATCATGGGAAAATCACAGCTAGAATTCTAGTTAAGCTATGTAAACACCTTGGAGTAGAATTTTTCTGTATAAATGATTTTGACTTCAAACACAATTTCATTTCAGAACTTTCATTTAATTCGCTTAAAGATTTGCAAAAAAGCGAATTATATACAAAAAAGGTAGTGGATTTAGAAGAATTTAATTCTAAAGGCAAACCTCTAAGTGACAGTACAAAACGACAAATGCTTACTACAAATTGGGGATTAATTAAAGAAGCTTCTTTGGAAAAAATACATTTTAACATTCCTAAGTTAGAAGCTGTGATAGGTTATGAATCAAATGATAAAAGCAGTTTAGGCATATGGACTAAACTCCAAGAAACATCAGAATTCGGAGAAGAAATTTTTCCAACATCTCTAAAGAAATTCGTTGGAATTGAAACTTTAGAACAAACATGTTCCAACCAATAA